The following coding sequences are from one Geodermatophilus normandii window:
- a CDS encoding DUF3180 domain-containing protein has translation MSRRDLVIVAAGLALAAWLLVRATYGSLPPLRWWLPVPLAVLAVAEALGARTLRARLAAQRAARRSARGGETARTADPAAPLVRPVEPMLVARLAVLAQASAFVGAAFVGIWAGVLLHVGPAVSRLQAAGSDTVTAVVGVLCSAALAAAALWLESMCRVPPEERDERRPGDGVRA, from the coding sequence GTGAGCCGCCGCGACCTGGTGATCGTGGCCGCCGGGCTGGCGCTGGCCGCCTGGCTGCTGGTCCGCGCCACCTACGGCAGCCTGCCGCCGCTGCGCTGGTGGCTGCCGGTCCCGCTGGCCGTGCTGGCCGTCGCCGAGGCGCTCGGTGCCCGCACGCTGCGCGCCCGCCTGGCCGCCCAGCGCGCCGCCCGGCGCTCGGCCCGCGGCGGGGAGACCGCCCGGACCGCCGATCCGGCCGCGCCGCTGGTGCGCCCGGTCGAGCCGATGCTGGTGGCCCGGCTGGCCGTCCTCGCCCAGGCCAGCGCCTTCGTGGGCGCGGCCTTCGTGGGGATCTGGGCCGGGGTCCTGCTGCACGTCGGTCCGGCGGTGTCCCGGCTGCAGGCGGCCGGCAGCGACACGGTCACCGCCGTCGTCGGCGTGCTGTGCTCCGCGGCGCTCGCCGCGGCCGCGCTGTGGCTGGAGTCGATGTGCCGGGTGCCGCCGGAGGAGCGCGACGAGCGGCGTCCGGGGGACGGCGTCCGGGCCTAG